A region from the Roseovarius sp. S88 genome encodes:
- a CDS encoding MerR family transcriptional regulator: MLTIGTLAKKTGTKVQTIRYYEQIGLMPEPGRTEGGQRRYGDAELDRLAFIRHSRQLGFPLDAIRELLDLSDAPDRPCHEADEIARRQLKLVEQRMERLKALRAELKRMVKECSGGNAAQCRVLEVLRDHSECLTEHDQIGA; this comes from the coding sequence ATGCTCACGATTGGTACGCTCGCGAAGAAGACCGGCACCAAGGTTCAGACAATCCGGTACTATGAGCAGATAGGCCTGATGCCGGAGCCCGGCCGAACCGAAGGCGGGCAAAGACGCTATGGTGACGCTGAGCTCGATCGTCTCGCATTCATCCGGCATAGCAGACAATTGGGGTTTCCACTCGACGCGATCCGCGAGTTACTTGATTTGTCGGACGCACCGGATCGGCCCTGTCATGAAGCTGATGAAATCGCGCGCCGACAATTGAAGCTCGTTGAGCAGAGGATGGAACGGTTGAAAGCGTTGCGCGCGGAACTGAAGCGCATGGTCAAGGAATGCAGCGGCGGTAACGCCGCGCAATGCCGTGTTCTTGAGGTGCTTAGAGACCATTCAGAGTGTCT
- a CDS encoding disulfide bond formation protein B: MTRIYGETALGLAWVIALAASLAVLFIGEVLGQTPCLLCWFQRAFMFPLAIVLGLGLWWRDDRVGRYGIALAIGGAAVALWHLGLYFGVIPERIQPCTATGPSCTDDNQLVLGVPIPLMALAAFAAIAALSALSLKDKHA, from the coding sequence ATGACCCGCATATACGGAGAAACGGCCCTCGGGCTGGCGTGGGTGATCGCGCTTGCAGCCTCGCTGGCCGTTCTGTTCATTGGCGAGGTCCTGGGGCAGACACCCTGCCTGCTCTGTTGGTTCCAACGGGCCTTCATGTTTCCCCTCGCCATTGTGCTAGGACTTGGCCTCTGGTGGCGAGATGATCGCGTGGGCCGGTATGGGATCGCGCTTGCCATTGGCGGTGCCGCTGTCGCGCTCTGGCACCTGGGGCTTTATTTCGGTGTCATCCCGGAACGGATTCAACCCTGCACCGCAACAGGCCCCTCCTGCACGGACGACAACCAATTGGTGTTGGGCGTCCCAATCCCGCTGATGGCGCTTGCTGCTTTTGCCGCAATCGCGGCGCTGTCCGCTCTTTCTTTAAAGGACAAACACGCATGA